TCCAGTACGCGATCGACGTCTGCGCCCGCGGCGAGAAGATCCTGTTCGTCGGCACCAAGAAGCAGGCCGCCGACGTCATCCGCGAAGCGGCCGAGCGCGCCGGCCAGTACCACGTCACGCAGCGGTGGCTCGGCGGCACCCTCACGAACTTCAAGACGATCAAGGGACGCCTCGACCGCATCCGCGAGATCGAAAAGTGGTTCGAGGACGGGTCGATCGAACTGCGCCCCAAAAAGGAGCAGCACGCGATCCGGCGCGAGTACGAAAAGCTCATGAAAGCCGTCGGCGGCATCAAGGACATGTCGAAGCTGCCCGGCGCGCTGTTCGTCATCGACCCCAACAAAGAACACATCGCCGTCGCCGAGGCCCGCAAACTCGAGATCCCGGTCATCGCGGTGACGGACACCAACTGCGACCCGGATCTCATCGATTTCATCATCCCCGGCAACGACGACGCCATCCGCTCGATCCGGCTGTTCGCCGACCGCATCGCCGACGCGTGCCTCGTCGGCTCGCGCCTGGCGAAGGAGCGCGCCGCAGGTCGCGCACAACAGGGCCGCGAGCCGGAGGAGCAGGTCATCACGATCGTGTCCGGCGGCGACGGCCCGCAGATCGAGATCGCCCAGGGCGGCAGCCAGCTCGAGCCCGAGGCGTCGGCCACCCCCGATCAGGAATAAGGAGCACACCATGGCGCAAGTCACTGCCGCGATGATCAAGGAGCTGCGCGAGCGCACGAGCGCTGGCATGGCCGACTGCAAGAAAGCCCTCGTCGAAACCGGCGCGGATATCGAAAAAGCGATCGAGTACCTGCGCAAGAAGGGCCTGTCGAAAGCTGCCAAGAAGGCCGGCCGCACCGCCACCGAGGGGCTGGTTACGAGCTACATTCACGGCAACGGGCGTATCGGCGTGCTGCTCGAGGTCAACTGCGAGACCGACTTCGTCGCGCGCAACGAGGACTTCCAGCGGTTCTGCCACGAGGTGTGCATGCAGATCGCCGCGATGGCGCCGCAGTACGTCCGCCGCGAGGAAGTACCGGAAAGCGAAATCGAGCGCGAGCGCGCGATCCG
This sequence is a window from Deltaproteobacteria bacterium. Protein-coding genes within it:
- the tsf gene encoding translation elongation factor Ts — encoded protein: MAQVTAAMIKELRERTSAGMADCKKALVETGADIEKAIEYLRKKGLSKAAKKAGRTATEGLVTSYIHGNGRIGVLLEVNCETDFVARNEDFQRFCHEVCMQIAAMAPQYVRREEVPESEIERERAIRMEEARNTGKPEQVIAKIVDGQINKWLKEICLLDQPWVKDDKKTIDQLREELVAKIGENIQIRRFTRYELGEGLARKEENFAKEVAEQAGLA
- the rpsB gene encoding 30S ribosomal protein S2 gives rise to the protein MELQDTVADGDNPISMRQLLEAGVHFGHNTGRWNPKMARYIFGARNGIHIIDLQHTVGLFKRAFQYAIDVCARGEKILFVGTKKQAADVIREAAERAGQYHVTQRWLGGTLTNFKTIKGRLDRIREIEKWFEDGSIELRPKKEQHAIRREYEKLMKAVGGIKDMSKLPGALFVIDPNKEHIAVAEARKLEIPVIAVTDTNCDPDLIDFIIPGNDDAIRSIRLFADRIADACLVGSRLAKERAAGRAQQGREPEEQVITIVSGGDGPQIEIAQGGSQLEPEASATPDQE